In Armatimonadota bacterium, the genomic stretch TGTCGCCCTCGGCAGGTTTGCGATAGCTGGTTTCCCAAACCTTGTCGACGGCATCTGGATACTTACCGAAGAAAACTGGATCGTTCCAAAGGGCAAGGCTCCACGTGTTGAAGGCCGTCATCTCGACGGTTGCTTTACGAGCCACTTCAATGTCCTCCGGAGAGTCCGAGCCGGGGATCGAACAAACTCCCACTGGAGCCCAGCCGATCTGGGCGCCATTGGTCACGTTTGCCCGCAACACTTGAGACGCCCGACCGTGAGCAAGAAGCGCGTTGTGCGCCGCCCACAGGATTTCTTGCTGCCCCAATTTGTCTCCCGGAGCATGGTTGCCGATCTCCATGCCTAGGCCAATGAAGCATTGTGGCTCGTTCAAAGTCATCCAAGAGGTCACACGGTCGCCGAGTTTCTTGGCGACAACCTCGGTGTAGTCTGCGAACCACTTGCTGATGTCCGGGTTAAGCCAGCCTCCTCGGTGATAGACATCCAGCGGGGTGTCCCAATGGTAAAGCGTCACGTGAGGATCGATGCCGTTTTCCAGCAAGCAGTCGATCAAATTGTCGTAGAATTCGAGCCCTTTGGGGTCTACCGCACCGGTTCCCGAGGGCATGATTCTCGGCCACGAGAGCGAAAGACGGTAGTTGTTCACACCGAGCTCCTTCATGAGGGCGCAGTCTTCGCGGTAGCGGTTGAAATGGTCGCACGCGACGTCGCCATTGCTCGCGTCGCTAATCTTTCCCGGGCGCTTGCAGAACATATCCCAAACGCTGTGGCCACCGCCAACGAGGTACGGGGCGCCCTCAATCTGGTACGAGGCGGTGGCTACGCCCCAACGAAAATTCTCAGGAAAAGACACGCCTAAAAGTATATGTGATTTACCGATAGCCAATGCCTGTTTCTGTGTGGGAACCAGTATGCTTTGGGGCGAATCACTATGGCTGAACAAGTGCGTTGGGGAATTATTGGGCTGGGAAACATTGCTCGGCAGTTTGCGGAAGGACTAGCCGTCTCAAAGACAGGAAAGCTTGTAGCGGCGGGTTCGAGAACTCTGAGCCGGGCCGAGGAGTTTTGCGAAAAGCACGGGGGAACCGCCTACGGTTCGTACGAGGAAGTGCTCAACGATCCGAATGTCGATGCGGTCTACATCGCAACTCCGCACCATACACACATGAACGATACGATCGCGGCGGCAAAAGCCGGAAAAGCGATTCTGTGCGAGAAGCCAGTTACGCTGAATGCCCTGGAAGCCGAGCGAGCATTGGCTGCGGTGAAGGAAGCCGGCGTCTTCTTCATGGAGGCATTTATGTATCGCTGTACAGTCCAGACGGCAAAGATTCGTGAGTGGATCGAAAGCGGTTTGATTGGTGAAGTAAAGCTGGTGAACGCCTCGTTCGCATTCCAAGCGGGCGAAGAGTGGACGAACTTCCGGAACGACCCGGCTCTTGGTGGCGGTGGGCTGATGGATGTCGGCTCGTACTGCGTTTCGCTTGCCAGGCTGGCGTTTGGCGAAGAGCCGAGTGAAGCATGGTACGTTTCGCAACCAAGTGCAAAGGGCGTGGATTGGATCGGTAGCGGAATGCTCAAGTTCTCCGAAAACCGCTCGGCGGTTTTCCAGACGGGTGTCGGAATCATCTGCCGAAACGATGCGGTGATCATGGGAACCAAAGGGCGAATTGTGGTTGATGACCCTTGGAAGAACGGGACGGGGAAGAAGATTCGTCGCTATGAGGGTTGGGACACCGTGGCCGAAGAACTCGACCTGGGAATCACAAATGCTGAGCTTTATGCCGCAGAAGCGGATGCCGTTGCGCAGTATCTTGAAGCCGGCGAATGCCCTCACGTGACGATCGAGGACACGATGCAGCAAATGAGAACTCTTGACAAACTCCGAGCCTCTGGAGGAGTCGTTTTTGGAGCGGAGCTGAAAGCATGAAATACGCACGAATTGCCCACTTAGACAAAGATATCTCGCGTATCGTTTGCGGAACCGACTGGTTGATGAGCACAGCGCCGTACGACTCGTTTAAGGCTCTTGATGCCTTTGTAGAAGCAGGCGGCAACTGCTTCGATACTGCCCATTGCTACGGAGCGAACAGCAACATCTTCGGAGCGTGGCTCAAGGCTCGTCGCAATGCGCACAAGTTGGTGTTCCTGAATAAGGGTAACCATCCTTACGGCTCACCAAGGTTCAGTGAACTCTTCACCAAGAACGACATTTTCGAAAACCACGAGCGATTGGGGGTTGATCACACGGATCTGTACGTTTTCCACCGAGACGACCCTTCGGTGCCAATTGAAGAAGTCGTTGATTGGATGAACCGGATTATCAAGGCTGGGCTAATCACCGCTTACGGCGGTTCCAACTGGCAACCGGCTCGCGTTGAGGCGGCCAACAAGTACGCGTCTGATTCAGGGCAACAAGGCTTCTCTTGCAATAATCCTAACCTGACGCTAGCACATAATGTGAAGCCGCTCTGGGACGGCTGCGTCACAATCGACGAAGCTGGGCGTAAGTGGCACGAGGCGAATCAGCTACCGCTGTTCGCTTGGTCATCCGCCGCTCGCGGTTACTTCGCAGAGACTACAGACGCAGAGGTGCTCGCTGCTTACGACTGTGCCGAGAGCCAGGCGCGACGGGCGCGGGCAACCGAGTTGGGAGCAAAAAAGGGCTTTAGCGCGACTCAGATCGCACTGGCTTGGGTCCTCAACCAGCCGTTTCCAACGTTCGCACTCTGTGGGTTGCGTAAACCGAGCGATGTGGAGCAGAACAGTCAAGTTCCGGACATTGCGCTTACGCCAGAAGAAATGCGGTATTTGGAGCACGGCAACTAAAACCCGCAAAAACGACGAACGAGAAGGGCGAATTCCTATGGAACTCGCCCTTCGTGCATATTGTTCAGCTCGTCGAATCGGGCAACCCGCAGATGTTTGGCGGAGTGATATCTTCATGCCTTACCCGAGCCCAGTTCTTGATGGAACACGGACATGAAGTCTCCCTCGTTTGCCGTGGATATCCCGAATGGGATCAGCCGTTCGTGCATAAAGGCGTAAACGTTTATCCAACAAGGCCAAAAGACTTCAAGCTCGGGAAGCTGTGGGAGAAGCAGTACCTCCATCCGCTCCTGCCGCATTACATGGCAAAAGCGGTTGATCGTATAGCGACAGAAAAGGGTGTCGATCTTTTGGAGATCAACGATAGCTTCCCGGCGATGAAGATGGACCGGGTTATCGCCAAGCACGATATCTGGGTCGCGCACTCGATCCAGGGAACGGCGTTTTTACACCCGGGTCTTCCGCCAAAAATCAAAGAAGCCTCGATGAAGTGGGAAGAAAAGGTTGCTCGGATGAGCGACATGTCTTTCCCGCTGAGCAACTACTTGGCCTCGGCATTCAAGCCCTTTGTTGATGATTCGAGAGTGCGGATTGTTTACAACCCGATTCCGTTGGCGTTTCGAGACTATCAGCGACAGCCTCAGCAACTTGACGCAAGTCAGCCGCTCAAGCTTCTCTTTATGGCTCGAATGGACTCCGGGAAGCGCATTTTGAAGCTGATCGAGGCGATTGGGCGACTCCCCGATCCATCGAGGGTTCGGCTGAAAGCGGTCGGTCAAGGCGATGAACTCGCTGCCGCTCGGCGGCTTGTCGGAGAACTAGGTCTTCGCGGATCAGTGGAGTTCACAGGAGATTATGTTTATGGAGCCGATGCAGTACTTGCCGAATATGACCAGACTGACCTGGTCGTAAATCCTACAGCAATGGAAGGTTTTTCCTTGGCGATTCTTGAGTGCATGGGCACTCGGACTCCGCTCATGGTGACAGACTTGCCGCCGAATGTCGAGGCACTGGGCCGGGACTACCCGTTGTACTTTGGAGTGGACAATGTCGAACAACTCTCGACCCAACTCCAACGAGTGGTCGATGACCGGTCGCTACTGAAGACTTCAGCCGACGAAATGGCGCGCCGAGCACCGTTGTTCACTCCCGAGTCGTGCTTCTCGCCGATGACTGATGCGCTTCAGGAACTCGAGCAAGGAAAGATCGAGCGTCGTCTTCGGGCTGCGGCTTAGGCTGCAGGCTTCGGGCGTCGCTTAGGCCCTTCCATCTGGCGGATGATCACGCACGGCTCGGTCGCAACGTTTGGCCGAGCGGCGGTCAACACTGCTTGATCAATCAGGTTTCGGATGTAGGGATCATCCAGGTCTTCAATTCGGTTCAGTTTGATGTGCCGAATTTTGGCGCCAGAGCCGACTAGCCGGCCCTCGGGATCATCCAACGAAACCCCGTTAGTGAAGCCAATGTTCACGTAGCTCGTGTAAGTAGGGAGATGGATAAAGTGATCTCTATTCTTGTCTGAGAACCCGTAGGAGGGGCCAACGGTGTTTGTGGCGTCCCAGATGATTTCGACGCACGGAGGAAGAATGCTGAGAATTGATTGACGAAGCCCGCGGGCAAGCTCAACGGTTTTCGAAGGGTACGGCTTAAGAAACTCTAGATAGTCTGGCGGCTCAGGGTGCATAAGTTATCCTACGCTCCCGGCGACGATCAGTCAATCTGCGAAAGTGCATCGACGACTTCAACGACGGCAAGTGCCGCTTCGCGGCCTTTATTGCCGAACTTGAGCCCAGCTCGATCCAGGGCCTGGTCCTGAGTGTCCGGGGTGAGGATGCCCCACGCGACCGGTTTGCAGAATTCGACTTGGAGAGACATCAACGCTCCTCCAACATCTCCGCCGAGGAGTTTGGCGTGTGGGGTCTGGCCTTGAAGAATACAACCGAGCGCGACGATACCATCCGGGGCCGCCTTACTTTTCAGCAGCTTTTTAACAACGACTGGAATCTCCCAGGTGCCCGGAACGTGGACGACCGTGATGTTTGCCACGCCGTGGCTTTCTAGTTCTTCAACCGCTCCGGCCAGAAGTTCCTTGGTGACAAGCTCGTTCCAGCGACTGACGACAATCGCCACTGACTTGCCTTTACCGTTCATCTTGCCGCGAATCTGCTTCATGCTCACCTTCATTATGGCTGGTTAGCGTCGACGCATCAGGATAAGGAGGCTTGGAGCACCGAGGATGGAAGTCACTATGCCGACCGGAAGCTCGGTACCTTGGGGGCCTCTCTGAGCGATAGCATCCGATGCCAGAAGCAACAGCGAGCCAGCTATCGCGGATAGAGGGAGGGTCTTTCGGAGGTCGACCCCAACCAGGGAACGGGCAATGTGAGGGGCGACTAATCCAACGAAACCAATAATGCCGACCGGGCCAACTGTGATCGCAACCATGGCCGTCACAACAACGAGGACCTGATTCCGTAACTTCTGGACGTCTACTCCAACCGAAGCCGCTGTATCCTCGCCAACTGCCAACGCGTTGAGTTTTCGAGACGCCCGGAACAGGAGTAAGAAACCTATCACGAAGGAACCGGCAAGGAGCAGAACCGGCCACCAGAACGCCGTGGACATGCTGCCCATTAGCCACCGTAACAAGACGGCTTGATCCTTTCCACTCTCTAGCACGATGAGGGAAAGTAGCGAGCTGAGCATGGTTGAAACAACAACTCCAGCAAGCAGCAACGATGGTGTCTCAATGACTCCGTTGCGTCGGGAAAGTCGAGTGACAAGCAATAGAGTCAGTAAGCCAGTCCCGAAGCCTGCAACCGGTTTGATGATAATCAGCAACCCCTCTGAGAATCCAAGACCGAGGGTCAGTGCGCCGCCGATAGCGGCCCCGCTCGAGGCGCCAACAACGTACGGTTCCGCGAGTGGATTTCGGAAGAGAGTCTGCAAAGCGGCCCCGCAGACTCCCAGCGATGCTCCGACGAACAGGCAGTAGCAGGCCCGAGGAAGCCGCAAGTTCCAAATCACGTTGTTCGTGTAGTTGTCGCCGACAGGTCCCCGAAGAACTTCTCCAAGGATGGCCAGCGGGTTGTACCATAGCGTGCTCCCGATTCCCACATGAAGCAGGAAACCAAGAAGCAGAAGCAGGCACCCAAGCCAGATGATGCGCAGAGTTGGCTTGGGCATATCGTGATAAAGTCTATACTCTCAGTACGGTGAACACGCTCAATCTCTCCCATCGCGCTCAACTTTTAAAGCCCTCGCCCACGTTGGCGATTACCGGAAAAGCCAACGCGATGCGAGCCGACGGGATTGATGTCGTCTCGTTTGGGGCTGGTGAACCGGACTTCAACACTCCGCAGCCAATAATCGATGAAGCCGTCTTGGCTCTTAATGAAGGGTTCACGAAGTACACCCCGAGCGCGGGAATCAAGGAGCTGAAGGAAGCAATTTGCGCCAAACTCGTCCGCGAAAACAAGCTGAACTACTCTCCCGACCAGATTATCGTGAGCTGCGGAGCGAAGCACTCGCTCTACAACGCGATGCAGGTTTTATTAGATCCTGGCGATGAAGTCATTTTGCTGGCACCCTATTGGATGACCTACGCAGACCAAGTCGTGCTCGCAGGTGGCACTCCGGTCGTCATCAAATGCTCCGCTGAGGAGGGGTTTGTTCCGACATACGACCAGCTTCGAGATGCGATCACGCCGAAAACTCGCGCAATAGTCCTCAACAGTCCGTCGAACCCGTCTGGTGCGCTTCTTCCTCGTCACACCTTGAAGGAAATCGGAGCACTGGCCCTTCGAAATGGTTTCTGGATCATCGCCGACGAAATTTATGAGCGGCTGATCTATGGCTACGAATTTGAGTCCATCGCTGCCCTCGGAAAAGACGTGCAGGATCAGACGATCACGATTGGCGGATGCTCGAAGAGTTACGCCATGACTGGATGGCGAATTGGGTTCGCCGCCGCCCCTCAACAAGTAGCCAAGGCGATGAGCAATTTCCAAGACCAGGTGACCAGCAATCCCACATCATTCGCCCAACGCGGAGCAGTGAAGGCATTCGGGTTGCCCGCAGAGTCGGTTGAGGCAATGCGAGCAGAGTTCGAGGTGCGCCGCGATCTGATCGTCGGCCTGCTCACCGCAATTCCCGGCGTGAAGATCGATCCTCCCAAGGGCGCCTTCTATGCGTTCCCGGATGTTTCTGCTTTGCTCAAGCCGGGCGAGACTGACTTGGATCTTGCGGGAGAACTTCTCGAAAAGGCACTGGTGGCCGTCGTCCCTGGCTCCGTCTTTGAAGGGCAAGGCCACATCCGTCTGAGTTACGCCACGAGCCGAGCCAACATCGAAAAGGGGGTTGGGCGAATCGCAGAGTTCTTCGCCGCTCGCGCATGACACCACCGACCGGAATTCCTAAGGGAATTCCCTTAAAGAATGAGGCTGTCTTCAGGCTGGCGATGACCCATCGCTCAG encodes the following:
- the ribH gene encoding 6,7-dimethyl-8-ribityllumazine synthase, translated to MKQIRGKMNGKGKSVAIVVSRWNELVTKELLAGAVEELESHGVANITVVHVPGTWEIPVVVKKLLKSKAAPDGIVALGCILQGQTPHAKLLGGDVGGALMSLQVEFCKPVAWGILTPDTQDQALDRAGLKFGNKGREAALAVVEVVDALSQID
- a CDS encoding pyridoxal phosphate-dependent aminotransferase, whose protein sequence is MNTLNLSHRAQLLKPSPTLAITGKANAMRADGIDVVSFGAGEPDFNTPQPIIDEAVLALNEGFTKYTPSAGIKELKEAICAKLVRENKLNYSPDQIIVSCGAKHSLYNAMQVLLDPGDEVILLAPYWMTYADQVVLAGGTPVVIKCSAEEGFVPTYDQLRDAITPKTRAIVLNSPSNPSGALLPRHTLKEIGALALRNGFWIIADEIYERLIYGYEFESIAALGKDVQDQTITIGGCSKSYAMTGWRIGFAAAPQQVAKAMSNFQDQVTSNPTSFAQRGAVKAFGLPAESVEAMRAEFEVRRDLIVGLLTAIPGVKIDPPKGAFYAFPDVSALLKPGETDLDLAGELLEKALVAVVPGSVFEGQGHIRLSYATSRANIEKGVGRIAEFFAARA
- a CDS encoding Gfo/Idh/MocA family oxidoreductase codes for the protein MAEQVRWGIIGLGNIARQFAEGLAVSKTGKLVAAGSRTLSRAEEFCEKHGGTAYGSYEEVLNDPNVDAVYIATPHHTHMNDTIAAAKAGKAILCEKPVTLNALEAERALAAVKEAGVFFMEAFMYRCTVQTAKIREWIESGLIGEVKLVNASFAFQAGEEWTNFRNDPALGGGGLMDVGSYCVSLARLAFGEEPSEAWYVSQPSAKGVDWIGSGMLKFSENRSAVFQTGVGIICRNDAVIMGTKGRIVVDDPWKNGTGKKIRRYEGWDTVAEELDLGITNAELYAAEADAVAQYLEAGECPHVTIEDTMQQMRTLDKLRASGGVVFGAELKA
- a CDS encoding glycosyltransferase family 4 protein is translated as MHIVQLVESGNPQMFGGVISSCLTRAQFLMEHGHEVSLVCRGYPEWDQPFVHKGVNVYPTRPKDFKLGKLWEKQYLHPLLPHYMAKAVDRIATEKGVDLLEINDSFPAMKMDRVIAKHDIWVAHSIQGTAFLHPGLPPKIKEASMKWEEKVARMSDMSFPLSNYLASAFKPFVDDSRVRIVYNPIPLAFRDYQRQPQQLDASQPLKLLFMARMDSGKRILKLIEAIGRLPDPSRVRLKAVGQGDELAAARRLVGELGLRGSVEFTGDYVYGADAVLAEYDQTDLVVNPTAMEGFSLAILECMGTRTPLMVTDLPPNVEALGRDYPLYFGVDNVEQLSTQLQRVVDDRSLLKTSADEMARRAPLFTPESCFSPMTDALQELEQGKIERRLRAAA
- a CDS encoding DUF1801 domain-containing protein, whose translation is MHPEPPDYLEFLKPYPSKTVELARGLRQSILSILPPCVEIIWDATNTVGPSYGFSDKNRDHFIHLPTYTSYVNIGFTNGVSLDDPEGRLVGSGAKIRHIKLNRIEDLDDPYIRNLIDQAVLTAARPNVATEPCVIIRQMEGPKRRPKPAA
- a CDS encoding aldo/keto reductase, whose protein sequence is MKYARIAHLDKDISRIVCGTDWLMSTAPYDSFKALDAFVEAGGNCFDTAHCYGANSNIFGAWLKARRNAHKLVFLNKGNHPYGSPRFSELFTKNDIFENHERLGVDHTDLYVFHRDDPSVPIEEVVDWMNRIIKAGLITAYGGSNWQPARVEAANKYASDSGQQGFSCNNPNLTLAHNVKPLWDGCVTIDEAGRKWHEANQLPLFAWSSAARGYFAETTDAEVLAAYDCAESQARRARATELGAKKGFSATQIALAWVLNQPFPTFALCGLRKPSDVEQNSQVPDIALTPEEMRYLEHGN
- a CDS encoding iron ABC transporter permease, producing the protein MPKPTLRIIWLGCLLLLLGFLLHVGIGSTLWYNPLAILGEVLRGPVGDNYTNNVIWNLRLPRACYCLFVGASLGVCGAALQTLFRNPLAEPYVVGASSGAAIGGALTLGLGFSEGLLIIIKPVAGFGTGLLTLLLVTRLSRRNGVIETPSLLLAGVVVSTMLSSLLSLIVLESGKDQAVLLRWLMGSMSTAFWWPVLLLAGSFVIGFLLLFRASRKLNALAVGEDTAASVGVDVQKLRNQVLVVVTAMVAITVGPVGIIGFVGLVAPHIARSLVGVDLRKTLPLSAIAGSLLLLASDAIAQRGPQGTELPVGIVTSILGAPSLLILMRRR
- a CDS encoding GH1 family beta-glucosidase, whose product is MSFPENFRWGVATASYQIEGAPYLVGGGHSVWDMFCKRPGKISDASNGDVACDHFNRYREDCALMKELGVNNYRLSLSWPRIMPSGTGAVDPKGLEFYDNLIDCLLENGIDPHVTLYHWDTPLDVYHRGGWLNPDISKWFADYTEVVAKKLGDRVTSWMTLNEPQCFIGLGMEIGNHAPGDKLGQQEILWAAHNALLAHGRASQVLRANVTNGAQIGWAPVGVCSIPGSDSPEDIEVARKATVEMTAFNTWSLALWNDPVFFGKYPDAVDKVWETSYRKPAEGDMEIINQVPDFFGANIYNAHAVKKGPNGEAVEIPHHQGMARTIYHWPVTPEALYWGPKFFYERYGKPIVITENGLGLSDWPHVDGKVHDPQRIDFLTRYIREFHRAGQDGVEIGGYFQWSLMDNFEWNEGYRFRFGLVYVDYQTQERIPKDSAYWYRSVIESNGESLLDSA